A window of the Coprobacter fastidiosus genome harbors these coding sequences:
- a CDS encoding GNAT family N-acetyltransferase: METRIEIQQYIPALQPEWDYFIANSRNGTFLFFRNYMDYHSDRFIDNSLLFRYKGKLIAVLPANREGDVLWSHQGLTYGGLVLSSKCTADRVLNIFSLLFSWLSEQGFSKLVYKCVPDIYHRYPSQEDLYALFRNNARLVARNLSTTVSIPCRIPFSQLRRRGIKRALSCGIVVQESSDLESFWRVLSENLSDRYNRLPVHTVEEMSLLKGRFPNNIRLFTACKGERVVAGCVIFEMDEWVHSQYISASPEGKEFGALDLLFHYLITDRYSDRKVFDFGQSTENKGSFLNSGLIAQKEGFGGRGIVYDTYELSW; this comes from the coding sequence ATGGAAACCCGGATCGAAATACAGCAATATATTCCGGCTTTACAGCCTGAATGGGATTATTTTATTGCAAATTCCAGAAATGGAACATTCCTTTTTTTTCGGAATTATATGGATTATCATTCAGACAGATTTATCGATAATTCTTTGTTATTCCGTTATAAAGGAAAGTTGATTGCCGTGTTGCCTGCTAATCGGGAAGGGGATGTATTGTGGTCTCATCAAGGATTGACGTACGGAGGTCTGGTGCTGTCTTCAAAATGTACGGCAGATAGGGTATTGAATATTTTTTCTCTGTTGTTCTCTTGGCTGTCGGAACAGGGTTTTTCTAAGCTCGTTTATAAATGCGTACCGGATATTTATCATCGTTATCCTTCTCAAGAGGATTTATATGCATTATTCAGGAATAATGCGAGGTTGGTTGCTCGCAATCTTTCCACGACAGTTTCTATTCCGTGCAGGATTCCTTTCAGCCAACTGCGTCGTCGCGGAATAAAAAGGGCTCTGTCTTGCGGGATTGTTGTACAGGAATCTTCTGATTTGGAAAGTTTTTGGCGGGTATTGTCTGAAAATTTGTCGGATCGTTATAATAGACTGCCGGTGCATACCGTAGAAGAAATGTCCCTTCTGAAAGGACGTTTTCCGAATAACATACGGTTATTTACAGCTTGCAAAGGGGAACGAGTTGTTGCCGGATGTGTGATTTTCGAGATGGATGAATGGGTTCATTCGCAATATATATCCGCATCTCCAGAAGGGAAAGAATTCGGAGCTCTTGACTTGTTGTTCCACTACCTGATTACCGATCGCTATTCAGATAGGAAAGTCTTTGATTTCGGACAATCTACAGAGAATAAAGGTTCTTTTCTTAATTCCGGATTAATCGCTCAAAAAGAAGGATTCGGAGGAAGAGGCATCGTATATGATACGTATGAATTGAGTTGGTAA
- a CDS encoding murein hydrolase activator EnvC family protein, which produces MIKRTLIICLMAVVAVTSVAQSSKKVKDLQKQRKEALQSIAKTDKELKTTKKSALQSLHQLNKLTAEITKHKEVITALNAEISNINKQERKINETISRLEKDLNAKKEAYAKAIRGIAGRNSGYETLMFVFSSNSLNQSYRRIRYLREYSAWRKKEAIKISEQQAELEKKKAELAKTRAEKNAVLGKRTDAANKLKQKEKSQKEVVADLKKKEKELQKELNAQRKQAAALNRRIEQLIAEEARRAAEEARRAAEAAKKAANADKKSGKNASASAGEVRKSQTKGGYAMTKDELELSNSFSQNKGRLPMPLSGKYMIVGHFGQQQHQELKYVQVNSSGIDIQTTPGTTARSVFNGVVTRVFVMPGYNSSVIIRHGNYLTIYSNLSEVFVKAGDKVTTRQSIGRIYSDPEENNRTVLHFQLWKETTKLNPEPWLNK; this is translated from the coding sequence ATGATAAAGCGTACATTGATAATTTGTTTGATGGCTGTGGTTGCCGTGACTTCTGTTGCTCAATCGTCTAAAAAAGTAAAAGATTTGCAGAAACAGAGGAAAGAAGCGTTGCAATCTATTGCGAAGACCGATAAGGAGTTGAAGACTACGAAAAAGTCGGCTCTCCAATCTTTGCATCAATTGAACAAGTTGACGGCTGAGATAACGAAACATAAGGAAGTGATCACAGCTTTGAATGCCGAAATCTCGAATATTAATAAACAAGAGAGAAAGATTAATGAAACGATATCCCGACTCGAGAAAGATTTGAATGCCAAGAAAGAGGCTTATGCCAAAGCTATCCGGGGAATTGCAGGTAGAAATTCGGGTTATGAAACTTTGATGTTTGTTTTTTCATCGAATTCTTTAAATCAATCTTATCGAAGGATTCGTTACTTGCGGGAATATTCGGCTTGGAGGAAAAAGGAGGCGATAAAGATATCCGAACAACAGGCAGAGTTGGAAAAGAAAAAAGCAGAATTGGCTAAAACCCGGGCTGAAAAAAATGCGGTATTGGGAAAACGTACCGATGCTGCAAATAAGTTGAAACAGAAAGAGAAGTCGCAGAAAGAGGTTGTGGCAGATCTTAAGAAGAAAGAAAAAGAACTTCAGAAAGAACTGAATGCCCAAAGAAAACAGGCTGCAGCTTTGAATCGCCGTATCGAACAATTGATTGCCGAGGAGGCTCGTAGAGCCGCAGAAGAAGCAAGACGTGCGGCGGAAGCGGCAAAAAAAGCGGCAAACGCCGATAAAAAATCCGGGAAGAATGCTTCTGCTTCTGCTGGGGAGGTTCGCAAATCTCAGACAAAGGGCGGTTACGCCATGACTAAGGACGAACTTGAGTTGTCGAACAGTTTTTCTCAGAATAAAGGACGTTTGCCTATGCCTTTATCCGGCAAATATATGATCGTAGGACATTTCGGACAGCAACAGCATCAGGAGTTGAAATATGTGCAGGTAAACAGTAGCGGTATAGATATACAAACGACACCGGGAACAACGGCCCGTTCTGTTTTCAATGGTGTGGTTACCCGTGTATTTGTAATGCCGGGTTATAACAGTTCGGTCATTATCCGACACGGGAATTACCTGACGATCTATTCCAATCTTAGCGAAGTGTTTGTAAAGGCCGGAGATAAAGTGACTACGAGACAATCTATCGGGAGAATTTATTCCGATCCGGAAGAAAATAACCGTACCGTATTGCATTTTCAGCTTTGGAAAGAGACTACTAAACTTAACCCTGAACCGTGGTTGAATAAATAA
- a CDS encoding DUF4292 domain-containing protein, with protein MRRFIWAVSIAFGVLFVGCKTSHIGEKMKISGEQSESEKRVFSDCLKNSPDYTSYSAKTSFVITTSAGNLKSKATVRIIKDKILQISVQPFLGIEMFRVRLTNDSVWILDKMGKRYVAESIAAYKSKLPVDLSLSTIQALFLGRPFLPGKDRLDISDYRNFSWMKEKSDWSFSIKDLSRFSCLFELDELARLRETRALDISGQMQITWSYSKFTNQGEFWFPSEMEVRTSGIGNKNLTLKMENISPEWNKTFNVDFSVSSQYRKVPIRDLLNMFLK; from the coding sequence ATGAGAAGATTCATTTGGGCTGTGTCCATAGCTTTCGGAGTTCTGTTTGTCGGATGTAAGACTTCCCATATCGGAGAAAAGATGAAAATATCCGGAGAACAGTCGGAGTCGGAAAAACGTGTTTTTTCCGATTGTCTGAAGAATAGTCCGGATTATACGTCTTACTCTGCGAAAACTTCTTTTGTGATAACCACAAGTGCGGGAAATTTGAAAAGTAAAGCGACAGTACGTATAATAAAGGATAAGATTTTACAAATATCGGTTCAACCGTTTTTAGGGATCGAAATGTTCCGTGTGCGGCTAACTAATGACAGTGTTTGGATTTTGGATAAAATGGGAAAACGTTATGTTGCGGAATCTATAGCGGCATATAAATCGAAATTACCGGTCGATTTGTCTCTTTCTACTATACAAGCATTGTTTTTGGGAAGACCTTTTTTACCGGGGAAAGATCGTTTGGATATATCGGATTACCGAAATTTTTCTTGGATGAAAGAAAAATCGGATTGGAGCTTTTCTATAAAAGATCTGTCCCGTTTTTCTTGTTTATTCGAGTTGGATGAGTTGGCACGTTTAAGAGAAACACGAGCTTTGGATATATCCGGACAAATGCAGATAACATGGAGCTATTCGAAATTTACGAATCAAGGGGAATTTTGGTTTCCTTCGGAAATGGAGGTCCGGACAAGCGGAATAGGAAATAAAAACTTGACTCTTAAAATGGAGAATATTTCTCCCGAGTGGAACAAGACTTTTAACGTAGATTTTTCGGTGTCTTCACAATATAGAAAAGTGCCGATACGTGATTTGTTAAATATGTTTTTGAAATGA
- a CDS encoding tetratricopeptide repeat protein, giving the protein MRYIDYRLLLCLTLLSVCFSCGSSRNFSKKRTDVGRVLSESDQRKFDYFFLEADRMKNLGKQDAAFDLLQQAAAIDTSSAVVKYNLANYYLHLKKPQLAYDCLKEAAEKSPDNYWYNVMAANLAQNLGDAEQAISLIRRMIEYNPNKPELNYMLAEVYAQKGDFQQAIDAYNQLEQSMGVVEPIILQKVKLYKALKQDDKAFAEVQRLIDAHPKDITYLILLGDLYLDSNRDEDAWKVYQHAGEIEPDNAYLMVSKANYYNKKGDKEAYQKQILDALLSKNLDVETKQKILTGFLSELLQKKENLDQADSMFSALLEMHPQEEELHKLYADVLWIRQKKNDAIAQMQIAVDLAPVRLEYWQQLIGAILDQKKYDDAIVAGEKALSYLPDEAVLYIYLGSSYMMKKEYDKAVATLRTGLKHTNPENRALISDLYGQIGDTYYQAQQPDSAYAAFDKALEYNPGNIGVLNNYSYYLALQKKDLSKAERMSGDAVKQEPDNPTYLDTYAWVFFQQGNYTLAKIYLKSALDKGGNESAALLEHYGDVLFMTGDVDGALEYWNDALEKGSDSKMLPQKIKDKKYYEE; this is encoded by the coding sequence ATGAGATATATAGATTATCGTTTATTGCTCTGTTTGACATTATTGTCAGTTTGTTTTTCTTGCGGAAGTAGTCGTAATTTCAGCAAAAAGCGAACGGATGTCGGAAGAGTTTTGTCTGAATCGGATCAACGTAAGTTCGACTATTTTTTTCTGGAAGCCGACCGGATGAAAAATCTCGGGAAACAGGATGCTGCTTTTGATTTGTTGCAGCAAGCTGCTGCTATAGATACGTCGAGTGCCGTTGTCAAATATAATTTAGCCAATTATTACCTGCATTTAAAAAAGCCGCAGCTTGCGTATGATTGTTTAAAAGAAGCTGCGGAGAAAAGTCCGGATAACTATTGGTATAATGTTATGGCTGCCAATCTTGCTCAGAATCTCGGTGATGCTGAGCAGGCGATTTCTCTGATTCGACGGATGATCGAATATAATCCTAATAAGCCGGAGTTGAATTATATGTTGGCGGAGGTTTATGCGCAAAAGGGCGATTTTCAGCAGGCCATAGATGCGTATAATCAATTAGAACAATCGATGGGTGTCGTAGAACCTATAATTCTTCAAAAAGTAAAACTGTATAAGGCCTTAAAACAAGATGACAAGGCTTTTGCCGAAGTGCAGCGTTTGATCGATGCTCATCCGAAAGATATTACTTATCTTATTTTGTTGGGAGATCTTTATCTTGATTCGAATCGGGATGAAGATGCCTGGAAAGTATATCAACATGCCGGTGAAATAGAGCCTGACAATGCATATTTGATGGTGTCTAAAGCCAACTATTACAATAAGAAGGGGGATAAAGAAGCTTATCAGAAGCAAATTCTGGATGCTTTGCTGAGTAAAAATCTGGATGTGGAGACTAAACAGAAAATATTGACCGGTTTTCTTTCGGAGTTGTTGCAGAAAAAAGAGAATTTGGATCAAGCGGATTCGATGTTTTCCGCATTGCTCGAAATGCATCCTCAAGAGGAGGAACTTCATAAATTGTATGCTGATGTATTGTGGATACGTCAGAAAAAGAACGATGCCATTGCGCAGATGCAGATTGCTGTAGATTTAGCTCCCGTACGTTTGGAATATTGGCAGCAATTAATAGGTGCTATTTTGGATCAGAAGAAATATGACGATGCTATTGTCGCAGGAGAAAAAGCTCTTTCTTATTTACCCGATGAAGCTGTTTTGTATATCTATTTAGGTTCGTCCTATATGATGAAAAAAGAGTATGATAAGGCTGTTGCAACATTAAGAACCGGCTTAAAGCATACCAATCCTGAAAATCGCGCCCTTATTTCTGATTTATACGGACAAATAGGCGATACCTATTATCAGGCGCAGCAACCGGATTCTGCTTATGCCGCATTCGATAAGGCTTTGGAATATAATCCCGGAAATATCGGGGTTTTAAATAATTACAGTTATTATTTGGCTCTTCAGAAGAAAGATTTGTCGAAGGCTGAAAGAATGAGCGGAGATGCTGTTAAACAAGAACCTGATAATCCGACTTATCTTGATACGTATGCATGGGTATTTTTCCAACAAGGAAATTATACGCTGGCAAAAATATATTTAAAAAGTGCATTGGACAAGGGCGGAAATGAAAGTGCTGCATTGTTGGAACATTATGGAGACGTTTTGTTTATGACGGGGGATGTCGATGGTGCTTTGGAGTATTGGAATGATGCCCTTGAAAAAGGCAGCGATTCTAAAATGTTGCCTCAGAAAATAAAAGATAAAAAATATTACGAAGAATGA
- the dut gene encoding dUTP diphosphatase: protein MEVKVKIVNRSRHKLPEYGTEHAAGMDIRANLDEPVVLKPMQRVLIPTGLYIELPEGYEAQIRPRSGLALKKGIGILNSPGTIDADYRGEIGIILINFSNEDFVINDGERICQMVVKEYCRVDWVEVQTLEDSDRGAGGFGHTGVK, encoded by the coding sequence ATGGAAGTTAAAGTAAAGATAGTTAACCGGTCGAGACATAAATTGCCGGAATATGGTACGGAGCACGCTGCAGGAATGGATATTCGTGCTAACTTGGATGAACCTGTGGTACTTAAACCGATGCAGCGGGTACTGATTCCTACGGGATTATATATCGAACTTCCCGAAGGATATGAAGCCCAGATACGTCCTCGTAGTGGGCTGGCGTTGAAAAAGGGAATAGGGATTCTCAATTCTCCGGGTACGATCGATGCCGATTATCGAGGAGAGATTGGTATTATTTTGATTAATTTTTCGAATGAAGATTTTGTCATTAATGATGGTGAACGCATCTGTCAAATGGTTGTAAAAGAATATTGTCGGGTAGATTGGGTCGAAGTGCAAACCCTTGAAGATAGCGACCGAGGAGCAGGAGGTTTTGGACATACGGGTGTAAAATAA
- the dgt gene encoding dGTP triphosphohydrolase, whose product MSWERLLSSKRFGLERYHEERRHSRSDFQRDYDRLVFSAPFRRLQNKTQVFPLPGSVFVHNRLTHSLEVSCVGRSLGNNVSSVLFEKYANEPWAGKLHGIGAIVAAACLAHDMGNPPFGHSGERAIATYFSEGNGLSLKNKLGTDEWKDLTHFEGNANAFRLLTHQFNGRRAGGFVMTYSTLASIVKYPYASNLAGEKGKFGFFTSEADDFVKVADTLGMLRMDTFGIRYCRHPLVYLVEAADDICYQVMDIEDAHKLKILTTEKTKELFLGFFSGSRLKHIQETLNIVSDINEQIAYLRSCVVGVLVDECSRIFCEREEELLRGEFDGVLINHIGETPRNAYKNCSDVAYEHIYKASDVLDIELAGNRIISVLLDKLIDAVINPGKAYSQLLLNKVPGQYETRDENIYKRIQAVIDYISGMTDVYALDLYRKINGMSLPAL is encoded by the coding sequence ATGTCTTGGGAGCGTTTACTCTCCTCTAAACGATTCGGATTGGAACGCTATCACGAAGAACGACGACATTCACGTTCCGATTTTCAAAGAGACTATGACCGCCTTGTTTTTTCTGCTCCGTTCAGAAGATTGCAAAACAAGACCCAGGTATTTCCTCTTCCCGGAAGCGTATTTGTACATAACCGGTTAACTCACAGTCTCGAAGTTTCATGTGTCGGTAGATCATTAGGCAACAATGTTTCTTCCGTCTTATTTGAAAAGTATGCAAACGAACCTTGGGCCGGGAAATTACACGGTATCGGAGCTATTGTCGCTGCCGCCTGTCTGGCTCATGATATGGGCAACCCGCCTTTCGGACATTCCGGAGAAAGAGCTATCGCTACTTATTTTTCAGAGGGAAACGGCCTCAGCTTAAAAAATAAACTGGGAACAGACGAATGGAAAGACTTGACCCATTTTGAAGGGAATGCAAATGCTTTTCGATTATTGACTCATCAATTTAACGGACGACGGGCCGGAGGATTCGTTATGACTTATTCGACTTTGGCATCGATCGTAAAATACCCTTACGCATCGAATCTTGCAGGAGAAAAAGGAAAGTTCGGCTTTTTTACTTCCGAAGCCGATGATTTTGTCAAAGTAGCAGATACCTTAGGCATGTTGCGTATGGATACATTCGGAATACGATACTGCCGACACCCGCTCGTTTACTTAGTAGAAGCAGCAGACGATATCTGTTATCAGGTAATGGATATAGAAGATGCACACAAGCTCAAAATATTAACGACCGAGAAAACAAAAGAACTGTTTCTCGGGTTCTTTTCGGGTTCTCGTTTGAAACACATTCAGGAAACGTTGAATATAGTATCGGACATCAACGAGCAAATCGCTTATTTACGCTCCTGCGTAGTAGGAGTATTGGTAGATGAATGCTCTCGAATTTTTTGTGAAAGAGAAGAGGAGCTTTTGAGAGGAGAATTCGATGGCGTACTTATAAACCACATTGGCGAAACTCCGCGAAATGCCTATAAAAATTGCTCCGATGTAGCTTATGAACACATCTACAAAGCTTCGGATGTTCTGGACATAGAACTTGCCGGTAACCGCATCATTTCTGTTCTATTGGATAAACTGATCGATGCGGTCATCAATCCCGGTAAAGCATATTCGCAACTGCTATTGAATAAAGTGCCGGGGCAATACGAAACCCGGGACGAAAATATCTATAAAAGAATTCAAGCCGTTATCGACTACATCTCCGGCATGACAGATGTATATGCGCTGGACTTATATCGAAAAATAAACGGAATGAGCCTTCCGGCTTTATAA
- a CDS encoding TPM domain-containing protein — protein MKRIYFSILSFFLFSTTLLFGTEYTIETVPNVHLQNAKAFVSNPDAILSPSAEQQINLLLDSLQTKTSAEVAVVAVNSIGDADIKQFATALFEHWGIGKREKDNGLLILFVLDQRKITFETGYGLEGILPDAICKRIQTRYMLPEFKTENYDKGMLQGLNAIYHRLSTPEAQDELWVQSQTAQEDWGKVLQYYAITSLLFSMILLFMIRSSVKSSKTKDNYEQYRALSGYKNTLAVLSFIFPVFVLFLYIWISIRLKQLRNKPRKCDLCGSKMKKLNEEEDNRYLTPQENTEEKLQSVDYDVWLCDQCGNTEVYPYENRYTKYSSCPQCHAKAYSLDRDRILIAPTPFSTGTGEKIYHCAHCNFQKKSTYIIPMIIVASGNNRRGGGFGGFSGGSFGGGRSGGGGATSGW, from the coding sequence ATGAAACGAATATATTTTTCCATACTGTCTTTTTTCCTTTTTTCTACGACATTACTTTTCGGAACAGAATACACCATCGAAACCGTCCCCAATGTGCATTTACAGAATGCCAAAGCATTCGTAAGCAATCCGGATGCAATACTCTCTCCCTCGGCAGAACAGCAAATAAACTTATTGCTGGACTCTCTTCAAACGAAAACAAGCGCTGAAGTTGCCGTCGTAGCCGTAAATTCCATTGGGGATGCCGATATAAAGCAATTCGCTACCGCATTATTCGAACATTGGGGTATAGGAAAACGGGAAAAAGACAACGGACTGTTGATATTATTCGTTTTAGACCAACGTAAAATCACATTCGAAACAGGATACGGATTGGAAGGTATTTTACCGGATGCCATCTGCAAACGCATTCAAACTCGGTACATGCTTCCTGAATTTAAAACAGAAAATTACGATAAAGGAATGTTACAGGGATTGAACGCCATATATCACAGATTAAGTACTCCGGAAGCTCAAGATGAATTATGGGTACAGAGCCAAACCGCACAAGAAGACTGGGGTAAAGTATTACAATATTATGCAATCACCTCTCTTTTATTTTCCATGATATTGCTTTTTATGATACGGTCATCCGTGAAATCATCGAAAACGAAAGACAATTATGAGCAATATAGAGCTTTGTCAGGATATAAAAATACCTTAGCCGTACTCTCTTTTATTTTCCCGGTTTTCGTATTATTCCTGTATATATGGATTTCGATCCGATTAAAACAATTGAGAAACAAACCTCGGAAATGCGACCTATGCGGATCAAAAATGAAAAAACTCAATGAAGAGGAAGATAACCGTTATTTAACTCCGCAAGAAAACACCGAAGAAAAATTACAATCGGTCGATTATGACGTCTGGCTATGCGACCAGTGCGGAAATACAGAAGTCTATCCATACGAAAATCGTTATACCAAATACAGCTCCTGTCCGCAATGCCATGCAAAAGCTTACAGCTTAGATCGAGATCGCATACTAATTGCACCAACTCCGTTTTCAACCGGAACAGGCGAAAAAATATACCATTGTGCACACTGTAATTTCCAGAAAAAAAGCACTTACATAATACCTATGATCATCGTCGCATCCGGGAATAACCGAAGAGGCGGCGGTTTCGGAGGTTTTAGCGGAGGAAGTTTCGGTGGTGGCCGATCCGGAGGCGGAGGAGCAACATCCGGATGGTAA
- a CDS encoding SusC/RagA family TonB-linked outer membrane protein → MGVVKDQSGEPLPGAVVYVKSKPASGTSTDAYGNFILKNIPEGKQIIIISCLGMEPKEFTFTGQKSAIIVLEEKVKKIQDVVVTGIYVRKKDSFTGSATTYSKEDLKTIGTKNLIQSLKTLEPSLKVMDNNTWGSDPNRMPDMEIRGKTSIVGELSSDYDNTANQPLFILDGIEVTINDIMNLNMDRIANVTVLKDAASTAIYGSKSANGVIVVETVKPEPGQLRVSYSGNFQLQMPDLTGYNLMNGEEKLQYELLAGRYTAKDNMESQDALDALYYSRLKEIKRGVDTYWLSEPLRAVFNHSHNLYVDGGDKAMQYGIGLSYNDESGVMKGSDRQIMSGNIDLTYRKNSLIFSNKFNVDLVNSKREPVEFSKFAEANPYYRKTNDDGTVSELLEPLDVAGEPIYNPLYLYNIVNNDATNDITLRDNFSIIWRFLQSFQLRGRIGISKLISQNEAFKSPSHPDFTGVDKKGSYSKNDSETFSYNGDITLTYGKVIKDRHQINAVGGWTFSEKSTKNSGYSVYGFTSDLHQNPQFSAGFDEGAKPTYKNATSRSTSFYLNGNYSYRNRYMVDASLRFDGSSVFGAQKLFTSTWAAGIAWNINNERWFQVDWIDLLKLRFSIGNPGNQNFDAYLSSGTYIYNPEYQNHFGTSAIIEKFANKGLEWQKTIDKNFGIDFEFLDSRLRIGGDYYYKVTDPLLVSIPMPPSVGTDKIYTNFGGQISKGFSGMISYTAIKRPTTRLNFNLTFSNGTSEYFNIGNKLDFMNEKGSSTSLRRYYDGASPDDIWAVRSAGIDPATGREVFIKKDGSYTFQYDANDEVVVGSTAKDLEGVFSVSFYYKQFSASVNLRYQLGAQTFASALYNKVENITEQGMYYNQDKRALYDRWQKPGDKAKFKAIDNFESTPMSSRFVINENVLSGESISFGYETAGKWVRAMKAQGISFRLYMNDIFRISSFKEERGTDYPFSKSVSLSVGVRF, encoded by the coding sequence ATGGGAGTTGTAAAAGATCAGTCGGGTGAACCTCTTCCGGGAGCTGTGGTATACGTCAAAAGCAAACCGGCATCAGGAACTTCGACAGATGCATACGGAAATTTCATATTAAAAAATATTCCGGAAGGTAAGCAAATCATCATTATCAGTTGTTTGGGTATGGAGCCCAAAGAATTTACTTTCACCGGACAAAAATCTGCGATAATCGTTCTGGAAGAAAAGGTAAAAAAAATACAGGATGTCGTGGTTACCGGTATCTATGTTCGTAAAAAAGACAGTTTTACCGGTTCGGCAACAACTTATTCAAAAGAAGATCTAAAAACAATCGGTACAAAAAACCTAATTCAAAGTTTGAAAACTTTGGAACCCTCACTAAAAGTAATGGACAATAACACTTGGGGTTCTGACCCGAACCGAATGCCGGATATGGAGATTAGAGGGAAAACCAGTATCGTCGGAGAACTTTCTTCAGATTATGACAATACAGCCAACCAACCGCTTTTTATTTTGGACGGAATAGAAGTCACAATAAATGACATCATGAACTTGAACATGGACCGTATCGCTAACGTTACAGTGCTAAAAGATGCAGCATCCACCGCAATATACGGGTCAAAATCTGCCAATGGGGTCATTGTTGTGGAAACCGTAAAACCCGAACCCGGACAATTAAGAGTTTCTTACAGTGGAAACTTCCAATTGCAGATGCCTGATCTAACAGGATACAATCTTATGAACGGAGAAGAAAAGCTACAATACGAACTTCTCGCCGGACGTTACACGGCTAAAGACAATATGGAAAGTCAGGATGCATTAGACGCCCTCTATTACAGCCGACTGAAAGAGATAAAAAGAGGCGTAGATACTTACTGGTTGTCAGAACCTTTGCGAGCGGTCTTCAATCACTCTCACAACCTATATGTAGACGGAGGGGACAAAGCCATGCAGTATGGTATAGGACTAAGCTATAACGATGAAAGCGGAGTAATGAAAGGTTCTGACAGACAAATTATGAGCGGAAACATCGACCTCACCTATCGCAAGAATTCTTTAATTTTCTCGAACAAATTCAATGTCGATTTGGTAAACTCAAAGCGAGAACCAGTAGAATTTTCAAAATTTGCCGAAGCAAATCCTTATTACAGAAAAACGAATGACGACGGTACTGTATCGGAACTGTTAGAACCTCTTGATGTTGCAGGAGAACCGATCTATAATCCTCTATATCTTTATAACATCGTTAACAATGATGCCACTAATGACATCACTTTACGAGACAATTTCAGCATTATATGGCGATTTCTTCAATCGTTCCAATTGAGAGGCCGTATAGGAATCAGTAAGTTGATCTCTCAAAATGAAGCATTCAAGTCTCCGAGCCATCCGGATTTCACAGGTGTAGATAAAAAAGGTTCTTATTCTAAAAACGACAGTGAAACTTTTTCTTATAATGGAGACATTACGCTAACTTACGGTAAAGTCATTAAAGACAGACACCAAATAAATGCCGTAGGAGGATGGACTTTTAGTGAAAAAAGCACCAAAAACTCAGGATATTCCGTTTACGGATTTACCAGTGATCTCCATCAAAACCCCCAATTCTCTGCAGGATTTGATGAGGGCGCAAAGCCGACATATAAAAACGCTACAAGTCGATCGACAAGCTTCTACCTGAACGGAAACTACTCATACCGAAACAGATATATGGTCGATGCAAGTTTACGTTTCGACGGATCGTCTGTATTCGGAGCTCAAAAGTTGTTTACCTCAACTTGGGCAGCCGGTATCGCATGGAATATCAACAACGAACGTTGGTTTCAGGTCGATTGGATCGATCTGTTGAAACTGAGGTTCTCGATAGGTAATCCGGGCAACCAAAACTTCGATGCTTATCTTTCGTCCGGAACATATATTTATAACCCCGAATACCAAAATCATTTCGGCACAAGTGCTATTATAGAAAAATTCGCCAACAAAGGGCTGGAATGGCAAAAGACGATCGACAAAAACTTCGGTATAGATTTTGAATTTTTGGATAGCCGTCTGAGAATAGGCGGAGACTATTACTATAAAGTAACCGATCCTCTTCTGGTTTCTATCCCTATGCCTCCATCTGTCGGGACAGACAAGATATATACCAATTTCGGCGGACAGATCTCCAAAGGTTTTTCCGGAATGATTAGCTATACAGCAATAAAACGCCCCACGACACGGTTGAACTTTAATCTTACTTTCAGTAACGGAACTTCCGAATACTTTAATATCGGAAATAAGCTCGACTTCATGAATGAAAAAGGAAGCAGCACATCCCTCCGTCGTTACTACGACGGAGCAAGTCCCGACGATATATGGGCTGTACGCTCGGCAGGTATAGATCCGGCGACAGGACGCGAAGTTTTCATTAAAAAAGACGGGAGTTATACATTTCAATACGATGCAAATGATGAGGTCGTTGTAGGATCTACAGCAAAAGATCTCGAAGGAGTTTTCAGTGTATCGTTCTATTACAAACAATTTTCCGCATCCGTCAACTTACGTTACCAGTTAGGAGCACAGACTTTTGCTTCTGCTTTATACAACAAAGTCGAAAATATAACAGAACAGGGGATGTATTATAATCAAGACAAAAGAGCCCTATATGATCGTTGGCAGAAACCGGGCGATAAGGCAAAATTCAAGGCGATCGATAATTTTGAAAGTACCCCGATGTCTTCCCGTTTCGTAATCAACGAAAACGTACTATCCGGCGAATCTATCAGTTTTGGTTATGAAACTGCAGGTAAATGGGTACGAGCAATGAAAGCTCAAGGTATTTCTTTCCGTTTGTATATGAATGATATTTTCAGAATATCCTCATTTAAAGAAGAAAGAGGAACTGATTATCCGTTCTCCAAAAGCGTTTCTTTATCTGTAGGTGTACGATTTTAA